The following proteins are encoded in a genomic region of Methanobrevibacter sp.:
- a CDS encoding acetolactate synthase large subunit encodes MRGGEAIIESLKKMGVEVIFGYPGGQLIPFYDMLYDADMHHMLVRHEQCAAHAADGYARASGKVGVCLATSGPGATNLVTGIATAYMDSSPILAITGQVPSSLIGNDAFQEADIVGITMPITKHSYQVKDPDLIPSTIKTSFEIARSGRPGPVLIDVPKEVQEGELSKFEDSLINTPGYNPTIKGNIKQIRKARDLIRESDKPLILAGSGVLISGASKELVELSKLIKAPVMTSLLGKGVIDETDDFALGMLGMHGRKVANDSINESDLLIAVGTRFSDRTTGKLSDFAPNTKVIHIDIDPAEIGKNVEVDLPIVGDAKNILSSLLSLLKDYSASDASKNWANTLKIHKAEKYPRITYDDVPLKPQTVMKEIGAAINEDTIITTDVGQNQMWAAHFLDIHKPRKFISSGGLGTMGFGLPSAIGAKVACPEDPVMAITGDGGFLMVCQELATIREYDTPVIVTLLENQTLGMVYQWQNLLYNERYCQTTLNKSPDFVKLAESFGINAERITKPGETEVAVKKAIKDNEPILLDIVINKDECLPMVPPGAGINEMLGEYKLEKDV; translated from the coding sequence ATGAGAGGCGGAGAAGCAATTATTGAGTCCCTTAAGAAAATGGGGGTTGAAGTTATCTTTGGTTATCCTGGAGGTCAACTCATACCATTTTATGATATGTTATATGATGCGGATATGCACCATATGCTAGTTAGACATGAACAATGTGCAGCTCATGCAGCCGATGGATATGCAAGAGCATCAGGTAAAGTTGGTGTGTGTTTGGCAACTTCAGGTCCCGGTGCAACTAATCTTGTAACTGGAATTGCCACTGCTTATATGGATTCTTCTCCTATTTTAGCAATTACTGGTCAGGTACCTTCAAGTCTAATAGGAAATGATGCATTTCAGGAAGCAGATATTGTTGGTATTACAATGCCAATTACAAAACACAGTTATCAAGTAAAAGATCCTGATTTAATCCCATCCACAATAAAGACAAGCTTTGAGATAGCTAGAAGTGGAAGGCCAGGTCCTGTTTTAATAGATGTTCCAAAAGAAGTTCAGGAAGGGGAGTTATCCAAATTTGAAGATTCATTAATAAACACTCCTGGTTATAATCCTACAATCAAGGGAAACATCAAGCAAATTAGAAAGGCACGTGATTTGATTAGGGAATCTGACAAACCACTCATTTTAGCAGGTAGCGGTGTTTTAATTTCTGGTGCAAGTAAGGAATTGGTGGAACTTTCAAAATTAATAAAAGCACCTGTTATGACTTCTTTACTTGGAAAAGGTGTTATTGATGAAACTGATGATTTTGCATTAGGAATGCTTGGAATGCATGGTCGTAAGGTAGCAAATGATTCTATAAATGAAAGTGACTTGTTAATAGCAGTAGGAACAAGATTCTCAGACAGAACTACTGGAAAACTATCAGATTTCGCCCCTAATACAAAAGTTATTCATATTGATATTGATCCTGCAGAGATTGGTAAGAATGTTGAAGTGGACCTCCCAATTGTTGGGGATGCTAAAAACATCTTGTCATCACTTTTAAGTCTTTTAAAAGATTATTCTGCATCAGATGCCTCAAAAAATTGGGCAAATACTTTAAAAATTCATAAAGCTGAAAAATATCCTAGAATTACTTATGATGATGTTCCATTAAAACCACAAACTGTCATGAAGGAAATTGGTGCAGCTATTAATGAAGATACTATCATCACTACTGATGTAGGACAAAATCAGATGTGGGCGGCCCACTTTTTAGATATTCACAAACCTCGCAAATTCATTTCTTCAGGTGGTCTTGGAACCATGGGATTCGGTTTACCATCAGCAATTGGAGCTAAAGTGGCCTGTCCTGAAGATCCAGTAATGGCCATTACAGGAGATGGCGGATTTTTAATGGTTTGCCAAGAACTAGCAACCATTAGGGAATATGATACTCCGGTCATCGTCACTCTTCTAGAAAACCAAACTCTTGGAATGGTTTATCAATGGCAAAACTTGCTTTACAACGAAAGATACTGTCAGACTACCTTAAACAAATCTCCGGATTTCGTAAAACTAGCAGAAAGTTTTGGAATTAACGCCGAAAGAATTACAAAACCTGGAGAAACAGAAGTAGCAGTTAAGAAAGCTATTAAAGATAATGAGCCAATTTTATTGGATATTGTAATTAATAAAGATGAATGTTTACCAATGGTTCCACCAGGTGCAGGAATTAATGAAATGCTTGGTGAGTACAAACTTGAAAAAGATGTATAG
- the ilvN gene encoding acetolactate synthase small subunit: MTNEHVISTLVEDKPGVLLKVAGLFTRRGFNIDSITVGISEVPGLARMIIVVKGDKKTLEQVTKQLNKLVDVIKIKDISSTAVKRELCLIKVNVPNEKARAEIMQYVNIFRAKIVDVCEETLIIEITGDREKLDAFIKLLKGYGIKRISRTGLTAISRGTQ; this comes from the coding sequence ATGACAAATGAACATGTTATAAGTACACTTGTAGAAGATAAACCTGGTGTATTGCTAAAAGTAGCTGGCCTATTTACAAGAAGAGGCTTCAACATTGACAGTATTACTGTAGGAATTTCAGAAGTTCCTGGACTTGCTCGTATGATCATTGTTGTAAAAGGAGATAAAAAAACCTTGGAGCAAGTAACTAAACAATTAAACAAGCTTGTAGATGTAATAAAAATAAAAGATATCTCATCTACAGCTGTTAAAAGAGAATTATGTCTTATAAAAGTTAATGTTCCTAATGAAAAGGCAAGAGCAGAAATCATGCAATATGTCAATATATTCAGGGCAAAGATTGTGGACGTCTGTGAGGAAACATTAATAATTGAGATTACAGGAGATAGGGAAAAATTAGATGCGTTTATAAAACTCTTAAAAGGTTATGGTATTAAAAGAATATCACGTACTGGTTTGACAGCTATCTCTCGTGGTACACAATAA
- a CDS encoding carbonic anhydrase, with protein sequence MMLDEILAKNVEFVKDFEGEELSHHPQKKLAVLACMDCRLSGFLEPALGLERGDAKIIRNAGNTIVGEDAIRSIAAAIFSLGAEEVLVVGHTECGMAGSDPEALRQKMIDGGIDEAEIEKVDLKAWSGVFDDEKENVIETVETIRNHPLIPDVPIHGVLLDIVSGELEVVVDDR encoded by the coding sequence ATGATGTTAGATGAAATTTTAGCAAAAAATGTGGAATTTGTAAAAGACTTTGAAGGTGAAGAACTTTCTCACCACCCACAAAAAAAATTAGCGGTCTTAGCATGTATGGATTGTAGATTATCTGGATTTTTAGAACCAGCTCTCGGACTTGAAAGAGGAGATGCAAAAATAATCAGAAATGCTGGAAACACCATTGTAGGTGAAGACGCTATCAGATCCATCGCAGCAGCTATTTTCTCTCTTGGAGCAGAAGAAGTGCTTGTAGTAGGCCACACCGAATGTGGTATGGCTGGAAGTGACCCAGAAGCATTAAGACAAAAAATGATTGATGGTGGAATCGACGAAGCTGAAATCGAAAAAGTTGATTTAAAAGCTTGGAGCGGAGTTTTCGATGATGAAAAAGAAAATGTTATCGAAACAGTTGAAACAATCAGAAACCACCCACTTATTCCAGATGTTCCTATTCATGGAGTATTGTTAGATATCGTATCTGGTGAACTTGAAGTTGTTGTAGATGATAGATAA
- the ilvC gene encoding ketol-acid reductoisomerase translates to MKMYYDADVETDALEGKTIAVIGYGSQGRAQSRNMADSGADVIIGVREGGKSWDLAKEDGMTVMSIEDAAKKADIIHILLPDEIQEKVYNEQIAPYVESGNTISFSHGYNIHFDLIKPGEDVNIVMFAPKGPGSMVRRTYEEGFGIPGLVAVEQDATGDALQIALGMAKDTGLTKAGVLETTFKEETETDLFGEQAVLCGGITELINSGFQTLVEAGYQPEIAYFETCHEVKLIVDLIYEKGFEGMWKDVSNTAEYGGLTRRETVITQEAKDGMKKVLQDIQDGTFKKQWADENATDGANLKEMREAEGQETIEIVGTRLRKACGLQKDD, encoded by the coding sequence ATGAAAATGTATTACGATGCAGATGTAGAAACTGATGCTCTTGAAGGTAAAACTATAGCTGTTATTGGATATGGTAGTCAAGGTAGGGCACAATCCAGAAACATGGCCGACAGTGGAGCTGACGTTATTATTGGTGTAAGAGAAGGTGGAAAATCTTGGGATTTAGCTAAAGAAGATGGCATGACTGTAATGTCCATTGAAGATGCAGCTAAAAAAGCAGATATCATTCACATTTTACTCCCTGATGAAATCCAAGAAAAAGTTTACAATGAACAAATTGCACCATATGTTGAAAGTGGAAATACAATTTCATTCTCCCATGGTTACAATATTCACTTTGACTTAATCAAACCAGGTGAAGATGTAAACATAGTAATGTTTGCTCCAAAAGGACCAGGTTCTATGGTAAGAAGAACCTACGAAGAAGGATTCGGTATTCCTGGTTTAGTAGCAGTAGAACAAGATGCTACTGGCGACGCTTTACAAATTGCATTAGGTATGGCAAAAGACACTGGTCTTACCAAAGCTGGTGTATTAGAAACCACTTTCAAAGAAGAAACAGAAACTGACCTTTTCGGTGAACAAGCTGTTCTTTGTGGTGGAATCACTGAATTAATCAACTCCGGTTTCCAAACTTTAGTTGAAGCTGGATACCAACCTGAAATCGCATACTTCGAAACCTGTCACGAAGTAAAACTTATTGTAGACTTAATCTACGAAAAAGGATTTGAAGGAATGTGGAAAGATGTAAGTAATACTGCTGAATATGGTGGATTAACCAGAAGAGAAACTGTAATTACCCAAGAAGCTAAAGACGGTATGAAAAAAGTATTACAAGACATCCAAGATGGTACATTCAAAAAACAATGGGCTGATGAAAACGCAACCGATGGTGCAAACCTAAAAGAAATGAGAGAAGCTGAAGGTCAAGAAACCATCGAAATCGTTGGAACCAGACTCAGAAAAGCTTGTGGATTACAAAAAGATGATTAA
- a CDS encoding methanogenesis marker 12 protein: MFIGMDHGTTGISFCIMSNDGEVLDVFKIGREESKQGKVSAVEELKKRIDLDAVDLMAITYAMGDGINKILPIDKVEDRGILSINGAGKVTGGGTSVFSELEATGIPAIMIPGLHKNSDSLDEMFRAAYSHQASPEKVSICYNAFMETGWNNMIVADLSSNSVDILIEDGKIRGAMDACVGAMGIVHGPLDLEMIRDVDEGRRTANECFSHAGAVKIAGIGGKVANMREELYKKYAGGDKNAILAIDTAIMTIAMEIAGLIAVANEEIEGIVLTGSLGSTTEPFNFEKEINRYLKNKYPIEIISKESGAIGAAQIALDVYNGKKSILGIPVEF, from the coding sequence ATGTTTATAGGAATGGATCATGGAACAACAGGCATATCCTTTTGTATAATGTCTAATGATGGCGAAGTTTTGGATGTTTTTAAAATTGGCAGGGAAGAAAGCAAACAGGGAAAAGTTTCTGCTGTTGAAGAGTTGAAGAAAAGAATAGATTTGGATGCGGTAGATTTAATGGCTATTACCTATGCAATGGGTGATGGAATTAATAAAATTCTTCCGATTGATAAAGTTGAAGATAGGGGAATCCTTTCAATCAATGGTGCCGGCAAGGTTACCGGTGGTGGAACATCTGTTTTTAGTGAATTGGAAGCTACTGGAATTCCAGCTATTATGATTCCGGGCCTTCATAAGAATTCCGATTCTCTTGATGAAATGTTTAGGGCAGCCTATTCTCATCAGGCAAGTCCTGAAAAGGTGAGCATATGTTACAATGCCTTTATGGAAACCGGATGGAATAACATGATTGTGGCTGACCTTAGTTCTAATAGTGTTGACATTTTAATTGAGGATGGTAAGATTAGGGGAGCTATGGATGCCTGTGTAGGTGCTATGGGTATTGTTCATGGGCCATTGGATTTGGAAATGATTCGTGACGTTGATGAAGGCAGAAGAACTGCAAACGAATGTTTCTCTCATGCTGGAGCAGTTAAGATAGCTGGAATCGGAGGGAAGGTTGCCAACATGCGTGAAGAACTATATAAGAAATATGCTGGCGGCGATAAGAATGCAATATTGGCTATCGATACAGCAATCATGACTATAGCTATGGAAATTGCAGGCCTAATTGCAGTAGCTAATGAAGAAATAGAGGGCATAGTACTTACAGGCTCATTGGGATCAACTACAGAGCCTTTCAATTTTGAAAAAGAGATTAACAGATATCTAAAGAATAAATATCCGATTGAAATAATTTCTAAAGAATCAGGAGCTATTGGTGCTGCACAGATTGCTTTAGATGTCTATAACGGTAAAAAAAGTATTTTGGGAATACCAGTTGAATTTTAG
- a CDS encoding LSm family protein, which yields MENNEFNVNEQFLAFKGKNVIVGLRNNMECEGTLIAIDNYLNSVIETENGGIQTLKGGEVNFIVLNE from the coding sequence ATGGAAAACAATGAATTTAATGTAAACGAACAATTTTTAGCGTTTAAAGGAAAAAATGTCATAGTAGGACTCAGGAATAACATGGAATGTGAAGGAACTCTCATTGCAATTGATAATTACTTAAATTCTGTTATTGAAACTGAAAATGGAGGCATACAAACCTTAAAAGGTGGAGAAGTGAATTTTATTGTCTTAAATGAATAA
- the surE gene encoding 5'/3'-nucleotidase SurE, whose amino-acid sequence MKALISNDDGVHATGIFAAKQAIEDLGDITVVAPEIQQSGIGHALTLFEPLRINKTKLRDGSPGYAVTGTPTDAVTMGLFEIMDEKPDIMISGINTGFNIGKSELTTSGTIGAAIEAASFGIPTIAISQAVTRDDVKFENGEVDIDFTFAKKMLRKLVEHVLEKGMPEGCDLLNLNIPSNPVDEEFEVVGLGNRMYMPSVQTRLDPRGKPYYWILGDLCEFSEKGTDGNSLVHEHKTTLTPIKIDQTGDKEILKKWLED is encoded by the coding sequence ATGAAAGCATTAATAAGTAACGATGATGGAGTCCATGCAACAGGAATATTTGCTGCAAAACAAGCAATAGAGGACTTAGGAGACATTACTGTTGTAGCGCCAGAAATACAGCAAAGTGGAATTGGACATGCACTTACATTATTTGAACCTTTAAGAATCAATAAAACCAAATTAAGAGATGGAAGTCCTGGATATGCGGTTACAGGAACACCAACCGATGCTGTAACAATGGGGCTTTTTGAAATTATGGACGAAAAACCTGACATAATGATTTCAGGAATAAATACAGGATTCAACATTGGAAAATCTGAACTTACAACCTCAGGAACAATTGGGGCTGCCATAGAAGCGGCAAGCTTTGGAATTCCAACAATAGCCATTTCACAAGCAGTAACACGTGATGACGTCAAATTTGAAAATGGTGAAGTGGACATAGACTTTACATTTGCCAAAAAAATGTTAAGAAAACTTGTAGAACACGTATTAGAAAAAGGAATGCCTGAAGGCTGTGACTTATTAAACCTAAATATTCCATCCAATCCTGTTGATGAAGAATTTGAAGTTGTTGGACTTGGAAATAGAATGTACATGCCATCAGTTCAAACACGTCTTGATCCTCGTGGAAAACCTTACTACTGGATACTTGGAGATTTATGTGAGTTTTCAGAAAAAGGAACAGATGGAAATAGCTTGGTTCATGAGCATAAAACAACATTGACTCCTATAAAAATAGATCAAACAGGAGATAAAGAAATATTAAAAAAATGGTTAGAAGATTAG
- a CDS encoding restriction endonuclease, with translation MEKPQLINFIAKVMEESGFKVYKNFKTSQYVIDIYAVLPTNFGDFGVVVECNNFDKDFPVSIETLKHMETVAERIKASKIVIVSSSFFTEQATNYALKKNIKLVDRNDLLSLAKRHQDKQIENQEEDEDDGYYYDDSYHDNYNDPYYEPYYDDYEYEEYNYDEGYGYDEYEYDYDDYINTQRQNNPVVYQPSLYRYNYDDYEDTNGFGYRISQFLENILARRNQNTSSNSLGRYYNQTPQSSFDNIRPVLGNPIILVALVVIITYLISFIGGAILKIDHILISSLQIFLALVLAYGFTFLFSERSRNFIIRGSLVFFISLIILIILILI, from the coding sequence TTGGAAAAGCCACAACTTATTAATTTTATAGCTAAGGTAATGGAGGAATCTGGTTTTAAAGTCTATAAAAATTTTAAAACCTCTCAATATGTTATTGATATATATGCAGTCCTTCCAACTAACTTTGGGGATTTTGGTGTAGTTGTGGAATGCAATAATTTTGATAAGGATTTTCCAGTCAGTATTGAGACACTTAAGCATATGGAAACTGTTGCTGAAAGAATAAAAGCATCTAAAATTGTCATTGTTTCTTCTTCATTTTTTACAGAACAGGCTACAAATTATGCACTTAAAAAGAACATTAAGTTAGTAGATAGGAATGATTTGCTTAGCTTGGCTAAAAGACATCAGGATAAGCAAATAGAAAATCAGGAAGAGGATGAGGATGATGGATATTACTATGATGATTCCTATCATGACAATTACAATGATCCTTATTATGAGCCTTACTATGATGATTATGAGTATGAGGAATACAATTACGATGAAGGATATGGCTATGATGAGTATGAATATGATTATGACGATTATATAAACACTCAAAGGCAAAATAACCCTGTTGTTTATCAGCCTTCTTTGTATAGGTATAATTATGACGATTACGAAGATACCAATGGCTTTGGATATAGGATATCTCAATTCTTAGAAAATATTCTAGCAAGAAGAAATCAAAACACTTCTTCAAATTCCCTAGGAAGATATTATAACCAGACTCCTCAAAGCTCCTTTGACAATATTAGGCCAGTTTTAGGAAATCCAATTATATTAGTGGCATTGGTGGTTATTATCACTTATCTGATATCATTTATTGGAGGCGCAATTCTAAAAATAGATCATATACTCATTAGCTCTTTGCAAATCTTTTTAGCATTGGTCTTAGCTTATGGATTCACATTCCTATTTTCAGAAAGGTCTAGAAACTTCATAATCAGAGGAAGTTTGGTGTTCTTCATTTCTTTGATTATCTTAATAATATTGATTTTAATCTAA
- a CDS encoding oligosaccharide repeat unit polymerase family protein translates to MELKRVDFFSPWIVALVIILFLIMGYIGSFNYRFEDPLNSSVIAIVLYSVAIFLIASLIVKYKIKVEEIPMKQVLTEKIILTVVIVAILLQCLNLVLLGGIPLFNSVLKSNATTMLWRVSYLLFLPFMNLLLARNYKKRYLILVLIGALIYGLNGYRTSVLGVLGSSFITLYYIKKINRKIGIIFLALIFIGAIAIGYIASQSIANQHWMLNPLELVFYRFGFTLEVFEKIIPLAGTTHGHILSMIFSSGSPRTFIGNYVLHYNVCLTSTLFGPVMLDFGLIGLTIQMLFLGAFLKIMNKLAKSLKGIGIALYSIILVHTLIWIETGPTDIMIWIFFLLGILLTIVAIKDKALSFK, encoded by the coding sequence ATGGAATTAAAAAGAGTAGATTTTTTCTCCCCTTGGATTGTAGCACTAGTAATAATTTTATTCCTGATAATGGGATATATAGGGTCATTCAATTATCGTTTTGAAGATCCTTTGAACTCCTCTGTTATCGCGATTGTATTATATTCCGTTGCAATATTTTTAATAGCTTCGTTGATTGTAAAATATAAGATTAAAGTTGAAGAAATCCCAATGAAACAAGTATTGACTGAAAAAATAATATTGACAGTGGTAATAGTTGCAATATTGCTTCAATGCTTAAATTTGGTTTTGCTTGGAGGAATTCCATTATTCAATAGTGTACTAAAGAGCAATGCAACCACCATGCTTTGGAGAGTTTCTTATTTGCTATTTTTACCCTTTATGAACTTATTGCTTGCTCGCAACTATAAAAAAAGATACTTGATTCTTGTTTTAATAGGGGCTTTAATTTACGGCCTTAACGGGTATAGAACCTCAGTATTGGGAGTTCTTGGAAGTTCTTTCATTACCCTTTACTATATTAAAAAAATAAACAGGAAAATTGGAATCATATTCTTAGCTTTGATATTTATTGGAGCAATAGCAATTGGCTATATTGCATCACAATCCATTGCAAATCAACATTGGATGCTTAATCCGTTAGAATTGGTATTTTACAGATTTGGATTCACGTTAGAAGTGTTTGAAAAAATAATTCCTCTTGCAGGCACAACACATGGCCACATTCTATCAATGATTTTCTCATCAGGAAGTCCCAGAACATTTATCGGCAATTATGTGCTTCACTATAATGTGTGTTTAACATCAACATTATTTGGTCCTGTAATGCTTGATTTCGGCCTTATTGGATTAACCATTCAAATGCTGTTCTTAGGAGCATTTTTAAAAATAATGAACAAGTTAGCAAAATCATTGAAAGGAATCGGCATTGCACTATATTCCATAATTCTAGTGCATACACTAATCTGGATTGAAACAGGCCCTACAGACATAATGATTTGGATTTTCTTCCTATTGGGAATATTGTTAACAATAGTGGCTATTAAAGATAAGGCATTATCGTTCAAATAG
- the cfbB gene encoding Ni-sirohydrochlorin a,c-diamide synthase, with amino-acid sequence MRVILAGTGSAVGKTTISTGIMKALSEKYNVQPFKVGPDYIDPSYHTLATGNTSRNLDSFFMSPSQIRDSYNKAMEDKDLAVIEGVRGLYEGIDSINDIGSTASVAKALNAPVILIINSRSLVKSAAALVIGFRELDKEVNIAGVILNKVKNKNHYLKTKRSIEEITGVEVIGGIKRDEKITIDQRHLGLVPAVERKNSLNHIDNWSEMIKQYIDLDRLVEIMKSAPKINSNLEPIWNKLNKQPVKIGVAFDEVFNFYYKENIEAIEANNAKIEYFSPLKDEHLPDVDGIYIGGGYPELFSKELSANKTMLKDIKQFHLDDRPIFAECGGLMYLMKSIHGDDMVGVYPYKSILTDRVQALKYTITEVQQDNIISKKGEVINGHEFHYSKVLVDKNNLQNRLAFKILRGKGSYNNQDGFMERNTLASYVHTHVAAMPNFGGNLTISAKEL; translated from the coding sequence ATGCGAGTTATATTAGCAGGAACCGGAAGTGCTGTTGGAAAAACTACAATTTCAACAGGAATTATGAAAGCACTTAGCGAAAAATACAACGTTCAACCTTTTAAAGTAGGTCCAGACTACATTGATCCATCCTATCATACATTAGCTACTGGAAATACTTCCAGAAATCTTGATTCTTTTTTTATGAGCCCTTCACAAATTAGAGATTCCTATAATAAAGCTATGGAAGATAAGGATTTGGCAGTTATTGAAGGAGTTCGCGGACTTTACGAAGGAATTGATTCTATTAATGATATTGGAAGTACAGCATCTGTTGCAAAAGCACTCAATGCTCCAGTAATTCTAATCATAAACAGCAGAAGTCTTGTTAAAAGTGCCGCCGCGCTTGTAATCGGATTTAGAGAATTGGATAAAGAAGTTAACATTGCAGGAGTTATTTTAAACAAGGTGAAAAATAAGAATCATTATCTCAAAACCAAGCGTTCCATTGAGGAAATAACTGGAGTCGAGGTAATTGGTGGAATAAAACGTGACGAGAAAATAACTATTGATCAGCGCCATTTAGGTCTTGTTCCTGCAGTTGAGAGGAAAAACTCCCTCAACCATATTGACAACTGGTCTGAAATGATAAAACAGTATATCGATTTAGACAGGCTTGTTGAAATTATGAAAAGCGCTCCAAAAATCAATTCCAATCTAGAACCGATTTGGAACAAGCTTAACAAACAGCCGGTTAAAATTGGAGTTGCATTTGATGAGGTTTTTAATTTTTATTACAAGGAAAATATAGAAGCCATAGAGGCAAATAATGCAAAAATCGAATATTTCTCACCACTAAAAGATGAGCATCTTCCAGATGTCGATGGAATATATATTGGTGGGGGATATCCAGAATTATTCTCAAAAGAATTATCTGCCAATAAAACTATGCTTAAAGACATTAAACAATTCCATTTAGATGACCGGCCAATATTTGCAGAATGTGGTGGCTTGATGTATCTTATGAAATCAATCCATGGTGATGATATGGTTGGAGTATATCCCTACAAATCAATTTTAACTGACCGCGTTCAAGCTTTAAAATATACAATTACAGAAGTTCAGCAAGACAATATCATCTCTAAAAAAGGAGAAGTTATAAATGGTCATGAATTCCATTATTCAAAAGTTCTAGTTGATAAAAACAATCTTCAAAATCGGCTAGCTTTTAAAATTCTTCGTGGAAAAGGCTCTTACAACAACCAAGATGGTTTTATGGAAAGAAATACACTTGCAAGCTATGTCCATACCCATGTCGCTGCAATGCCCAATTTTGGAGGAAATTTAACAATTTCTGCTAAAGAATTATAG